A genomic segment from Alteribacillus bidgolensis encodes:
- the purB gene encoding adenylosuccinate lyase has translation MIERYTRPEMGSIWTEKNRFNAWLEVEISACEAWAELGDIPKDDVKKIRKNASFDVERIKEIEAETRHDVVAFTRAVSETLGEERKWVHYGLTSTDVVDTALSYLLKQANDILEKDLERFLSILKDKALEHKYTVMMGRTHGVHAEPTTFGLKLALWYQEMKRNLDRFKAAAEGVRVGKLSGAVGTFANIPPFIESYVCEKLGLETAEVSTQTLQRDRHAHYMSTIALVATSIEKMAVEIRGLQKSETREVEEFFAKGQKGSSAMPHKRNPIGSENMTGLSRVIRGHMMTAYENVPLWHERDISHSSAERIILPDATIALNYMLNRFGNIVNNLTVFPENMKANMERTFGLTYSQRVLLTLINKGMVREEAYDLVQPKAMEAWEKGIPFRTLVEQEPRITETLTAEEIDDCFDYNHHLQRVDEIFTRAGLE, from the coding sequence ATGATCGAACGGTATACACGCCCTGAAATGGGATCCATTTGGACAGAAAAGAATCGTTTTAATGCTTGGCTGGAAGTAGAAATCTCTGCATGTGAGGCTTGGGCAGAACTTGGAGATATCCCAAAGGACGATGTGAAAAAAATTCGTAAGAATGCAAGCTTTGATGTGGAGCGTATTAAAGAGATTGAAGCGGAAACTCGTCACGATGTGGTAGCTTTTACTCGTGCTGTTTCAGAAACTCTCGGTGAAGAAAGAAAATGGGTGCATTATGGACTGACCTCAACAGATGTGGTCGACACTGCCCTTTCTTATTTACTGAAACAAGCGAATGATATTTTGGAAAAAGACCTTGAACGTTTCCTTTCTATCTTGAAAGATAAAGCACTGGAACATAAATATACGGTGATGATGGGAAGGACACATGGTGTTCATGCTGAACCGACCACCTTTGGTCTGAAACTTGCGCTTTGGTATCAAGAGATGAAAAGAAATCTAGATAGATTTAAAGCGGCGGCAGAAGGTGTCAGAGTTGGAAAGCTCTCGGGTGCAGTAGGAACATTTGCTAATATTCCTCCGTTTATAGAGTCTTACGTATGTGAAAAGCTTGGACTTGAAACAGCTGAAGTCTCCACGCAAACACTGCAGCGAGACAGGCACGCTCATTATATGAGTACAATCGCACTTGTCGCCACCTCTATTGAAAAAATGGCGGTAGAAATCAGAGGGCTGCAAAAAAGTGAAACGAGAGAAGTAGAAGAGTTTTTCGCGAAAGGACAAAAAGGATCGTCCGCCATGCCGCATAAACGAAACCCAATTGGATCTGAAAACATGACAGGCCTTTCAAGAGTTATCCGCGGACATATGATGACAGCTTATGAAAATGTACCGCTCTGGCATGAACGCGATATTTCTCACTCCTCAGCAGAACGAATCATTTTACCTGATGCAACCATAGCACTCAATTACATGCTCAACCGTTTTGGAAATATCGTGAACAACCTGACTGTATTCCCAGAGAATATGAAAGCTAATATGGAAAGGACATTCGGCCTCACTTATTCTCAACGTGTTCTTCTCACTCTTATTAATAAAGGAATGGTGCGAGAAGAAGCATATGACCTTGTTCAGCCCAAAGCCATGGAAGCTTGGGAAAAAGGAATTCCATTCCGAACATTAGTAGAACAAGAGCCCCGCATCACAGAAACGCTGACAGCAGAAGAAATTGATGATTGTTTTGACTATAATCATCACCTGCAGCGAGTAGACGAGATTTTTACCAGAGCAGGTTTAGAATAA
- the purC gene encoding phosphoribosylaminoimidazolesuccinocarboxamide synthase: MQKEKLLYEGKAKKLYQTNEKEVLWVEYKDDATAFNGEKKEVLHGKGKLNNEISSLLFQKLADTGIRSHFVKKLSATEQLVKQTTIVPLEVVVRNIVAGSLHKRTGIEEGTELNQAIVEFYYKDDDLGDPLINNDHIRILQAAEPEQVHNMREQALAVNKSLKKHFDDCGLLLVDFKLEFGTTADGELLLADEISPDTCRLWDKETREKFDKDLFRFGLGSLQDGYTEILKRLGGAVHG; encoded by the coding sequence GTGCAAAAAGAGAAGCTGTTGTATGAAGGAAAAGCGAAGAAGCTTTACCAAACGAATGAAAAAGAGGTTTTGTGGGTTGAGTACAAAGATGACGCCACTGCTTTTAATGGGGAGAAAAAAGAAGTTCTTCATGGAAAAGGAAAACTGAACAATGAAATCTCATCCTTGCTTTTTCAAAAATTAGCAGACACAGGAATTCGCAGTCATTTTGTTAAAAAATTATCTGCTACCGAACAACTTGTAAAACAAACAACCATTGTTCCTTTAGAAGTTGTGGTCAGAAACATCGTAGCCGGCAGTCTCCATAAAAGGACCGGCATAGAAGAAGGAACTGAGCTCAACCAGGCTATTGTTGAATTTTATTATAAAGACGACGATCTTGGTGATCCACTTATTAACAATGATCACATTCGCATCCTTCAAGCAGCAGAACCTGAACAGGTCCATAACATGAGAGAACAAGCTTTAGCAGTTAATAAATCATTAAAAAAACATTTTGACGACTGCGGCCTGCTGCTAGTAGATTTTAAGCTTGAATTTGGAACGACTGCTGATGGAGAACTTCTGCTAGCAGATGAAATTTCTCCTGATACATGTCGTTTATGGGATAAAGAAACGAGAGAAAAGTTCGATAAAGATTTATTCCGTTTTGGCCTAGGTTCATTGCAGGACGGCTATACCGAAATATTAAAAAGACTGGGAGGGGCTGTACATGGTTAA
- the purS gene encoding phosphoribosylformylglycinamidine synthase subunit PurS, with product MVKVQVYVTLKEGVLDPQGSAITNSLHTMNYNEVKSVQTGKYIELEVEKTDDLEERVKEMCEKLLSNPVIEDYTYTIGEAVS from the coding sequence ATGGTTAAAGTCCAAGTATATGTAACGTTAAAAGAAGGGGTGCTCGATCCGCAGGGAAGCGCCATTACGAACTCTCTTCACACAATGAATTATAATGAAGTAAAAAGTGTTCAGACCGGAAAATATATTGAGCTCGAAGTTGAAAAAACAGATGACTTGGAAGAACGTGTAAAAGAAATGTGTGAAAAGCTTCTCTCCAATCCAGTGATTGAAGATTATACGTATACCATCGGGGAGGCTGTTTCCTAA
- the purQ gene encoding phosphoribosylformylglycinamidine synthase subunit PurQ, protein MKFAVIVFPGSNCDDDMVYAVQEGLQEEVDKVWYTEESVADYDAILLPGGFSYGDYLRSGAIARFAPVMESVIEEAQKGKPVLGVCNGFQVLLEAGLLPGAMQRNKDLKFICRPVELKVDNNETGFTKSYEKGESIIVPVAHGEGNYYCDNKTLQHLKENNQIVFTYQDDINGSVEGIAGIVNEKGNVLGMMPHPERATTSLLGSSDGLKLFQSILNHWRESHVLTS, encoded by the coding sequence ATGAAGTTTGCAGTCATTGTCTTTCCTGGATCAAATTGTGACGACGATATGGTCTATGCTGTTCAAGAAGGTCTGCAAGAAGAGGTAGATAAAGTATGGTACACCGAAGAAAGTGTAGCCGATTATGACGCTATTTTACTGCCTGGCGGTTTTTCTTATGGTGATTATTTGCGCTCAGGAGCAATTGCAAGATTTGCTCCAGTAATGGAAAGTGTAATCGAAGAAGCACAAAAAGGAAAACCTGTATTAGGTGTGTGCAATGGATTTCAGGTTCTCCTTGAAGCAGGACTTCTTCCAGGGGCGATGCAAAGAAATAAAGACTTGAAATTTATCTGCCGTCCGGTGGAATTAAAAGTAGATAACAACGAAACTGGTTTTACCAAAAGCTACGAAAAAGGTGAATCTATCATAGTTCCGGTTGCTCATGGAGAAGGTAACTATTATTGCGATAACAAAACATTACAGCATTTAAAAGAAAATAATCAAATTGTCTTCACTTACCAAGATGATATAAATGGTTCCGTAGAAGGCATAGCAGGCATTGTGAATGAAAAAGGAAATGTTCTCGGTATGATGCCTCATCCGGAGCGTGCTACGACTAGTTTATTAGGAAGCAGCGATGGCTTAAAGCTTTTTCAATCGATCTTGAACCACTGGAGGGAATCTCATGTCCTTACTTCTTGA
- the purL gene encoding phosphoribosylformylglycinamidine synthase subunit PurL, producing MSLLLEPTPEKIKEDKIYQEMGLTDEEFELAEKILGRQPNYTETGLFSVMWSEHCSYKHSKVLLKKFPVKGEKVLQGPGEGAGIIDIGDEQAVVFKIESHNHPSAIEPYQGAATGVGGILRDVFSMGAKPVALLNSLRFGELTSPRVRYLFEEVVAGIAGYGNCVGVPTVGGEVQFDPCYEGNPLVNAMCVGLIDHKDIQKGQAKGVGNTVMYVGASTGKDGIHGATFASEELSDESESKRPSVQVGDPFMEKLLLEACLELVQSDALIGIQDMGAAGLTSSSAEMASKAGSGIEMDLDKVPQREKDMTPYEMMLSESQERMLLVVEKGREQEMKDICDKWGLLSAEVGHVIDDKRLRLLHEGNVVADVPVDALAEEAPVYHPPSKEHSAFQVNQQVKETVFHIDDIKQTLLDLLKQPTIASKEWVYDQYDYMVQTNTVVQPGSDAAVLRVRGKNKALAMTTDSNSRFIYLDPEAGGKIAVAEAARNIVCSGGVPLGLTDCLNYGSPENPEIYWQLEKSTDGMSAACEQLQTPVIGGNVSLYNETKEGAIYPTPVVGMVGLIEDLDHITTQSFKNADDIIYLIGETKPEFGGSELQKLLEGDISGKVPEINLETEKERQHKLLEAIRNQLVSSAHDVAEGGLAVAASESLIGTGLGAALTIDVDTAAELFSETQSRFLVSVPKVKKEEFEKIIPEARAIGTVTNEEKLEIYSRSGETVLQAAADELESAWKGAIPCLVKSKD from the coding sequence ATGTCCTTACTTCTTGAACCAACTCCCGAGAAAATTAAAGAAGACAAAATTTATCAGGAAATGGGCTTAACAGACGAAGAGTTTGAACTGGCTGAGAAAATTCTTGGACGTCAGCCAAACTACACAGAAACAGGCTTATTTTCGGTTATGTGGTCGGAACATTGCAGCTATAAACACTCGAAAGTACTTCTAAAAAAATTTCCTGTCAAAGGAGAAAAAGTGCTGCAAGGTCCGGGTGAAGGAGCAGGAATTATAGATATTGGAGACGAGCAGGCGGTCGTTTTCAAAATAGAAAGCCATAATCATCCTTCTGCCATTGAACCTTACCAAGGGGCAGCTACAGGAGTTGGCGGTATTTTGCGTGATGTTTTCTCCATGGGAGCAAAGCCGGTAGCACTTCTAAACTCTTTGCGCTTTGGAGAACTCACTTCTCCTCGCGTCCGTTATTTGTTTGAAGAAGTAGTAGCTGGCATTGCAGGTTACGGCAACTGTGTCGGCGTACCGACCGTAGGCGGTGAAGTTCAGTTTGACCCATGTTATGAAGGAAATCCTCTCGTTAACGCAATGTGTGTAGGACTGATTGACCATAAAGATATTCAAAAAGGGCAAGCCAAAGGTGTTGGCAATACCGTGATGTATGTGGGGGCAAGTACCGGAAAAGACGGGATTCACGGAGCTACTTTTGCTTCTGAGGAATTAAGTGATGAATCAGAAAGCAAACGACCTTCCGTTCAAGTAGGTGACCCATTTATGGAAAAGCTTCTGCTCGAAGCTTGTTTAGAGCTGGTTCAATCTGACGCTCTTATTGGTATTCAGGATATGGGAGCTGCCGGATTAACATCTTCTTCAGCAGAAATGGCAAGTAAAGCCGGTTCTGGTATTGAAATGGATTTAGACAAAGTACCTCAGCGAGAAAAGGACATGACACCTTATGAGATGATGCTTTCAGAATCTCAAGAACGCATGCTGCTTGTTGTTGAAAAAGGCCGCGAACAAGAAATGAAAGACATTTGTGACAAGTGGGGGCTGCTTTCTGCAGAGGTAGGTCATGTCATTGATGACAAACGCCTTCGTTTACTACATGAAGGAAATGTCGTAGCCGATGTACCTGTAGATGCACTAGCAGAAGAAGCACCAGTTTATCATCCGCCTTCTAAAGAACATTCTGCCTTTCAGGTAAATCAGCAGGTTAAAGAAACCGTATTTCACATTGACGATATAAAACAAACACTGCTTGACTTATTAAAACAACCAACCATCGCAAGCAAAGAGTGGGTATATGATCAATATGATTATATGGTACAAACAAATACGGTCGTGCAGCCTGGTTCTGATGCAGCAGTTCTGCGAGTTCGCGGGAAAAACAAAGCACTTGCGATGACTACCGATTCTAACAGCCGTTTTATTTATCTGGACCCAGAAGCTGGAGGCAAAATTGCAGTAGCTGAAGCAGCTAGAAACATTGTTTGCTCTGGAGGGGTACCACTAGGTCTAACTGACTGCCTGAATTATGGAAGTCCAGAAAATCCAGAAATTTACTGGCAGCTTGAAAAATCTACAGATGGTATGAGTGCTGCATGTGAGCAGCTGCAAACTCCTGTCATTGGCGGAAACGTATCTCTTTATAACGAAACAAAAGAAGGAGCTATTTATCCAACTCCTGTTGTAGGTATGGTTGGTCTCATTGAAGATCTAGACCACATCACTACTCAATCTTTTAAAAATGCAGACGACATTATTTATTTAATAGGAGAGACCAAACCTGAATTTGGAGGCAGTGAGCTGCAAAAACTTTTAGAGGGCGATATCTCAGGGAAAGTTCCAGAAATTAATCTTGAGACGGAAAAAGAGCGTCAGCACAAACTTTTAGAAGCTATTAGAAATCAGCTTGTTTCATCGGCGCATGATGTGGCCGAGGGCGGTCTTGCTGTAGCCGCATCAGAAAGCCTGATTGGCACAGGGCTGGGGGCAGCATTAACAATTGATGTTGATACCGCAGCAGAGCTTTTCTCAGAAACACAGTCGCGTTTTCTTGTTTCCGTACCAAAGGTTAAAAAAGAAGAATTTGAAAAGATTATCCCGGAAGCCCGTGCTATTGGAACAGTGACAAATGAGGAGAAGCTTGAGATTTATAGTCGATCAGGAGAAACCGTGCTTCAGGCGGCAGCAGATGAATTAGAAAGCGCCTGGAAAGGAGCTATTCCATGCTTGGTGAAATCAAAGGACTAA
- the purF gene encoding amidophosphoribosyltransferase, producing MLGEIKGLNEECGVFAVWGHKDAAQITYYGLHSLQHRGQEGAGIVVSDGDQLSIHKGLGLVTEAFKEGELDQLNGNASIGHVRYATAGGGGLNNCQPLLFRSQTDSLAVAHNGNIVNANGVKHQLENQGSIFQSTSDTEVLAHLIKRSVYPRLEDKMTNALSMLKGAYAFAVMTEDKLMVAQDPNGLRPLSIGRLGDAYVVASETCAFDVVGAEYEREVQPGEIITFDENGMHSELFSNAAPRRLCSMEYVYFSRPDSNLDQINVHTARKNLGKQLAEESPVEADIVTGVPDSSISAAIGYAEQTGIPYELGMIKNRYVGRTFIQPSQELREQGVKMKLSPVRGVVEGKRVVMVDDSIVRGTTSRRIVGMLKDAGALEVHVRISSPPITHPCFYGIDTSTKSELIAANHTTEEMREKMGADSLSFISIDGMLKGIGRKHYDSNCGQCLACFTGNYPTEIYQDTLHPHDKITNG from the coding sequence ATGCTTGGTGAAATCAAAGGACTAAACGAAGAATGTGGAGTTTTTGCTGTTTGGGGACACAAGGATGCTGCACAAATAACGTATTACGGATTGCACAGTCTTCAGCACCGTGGACAAGAAGGGGCAGGAATTGTAGTAAGTGACGGAGATCAGTTATCTATTCATAAAGGCCTTGGACTTGTAACAGAAGCTTTTAAAGAAGGAGAACTTGATCAATTGAATGGCAATGCTTCCATTGGTCACGTACGGTATGCGACAGCTGGAGGCGGGGGGTTGAATAATTGTCAGCCTCTCTTGTTCCGTTCACAAACCGACAGCCTTGCGGTTGCTCATAATGGTAATATCGTTAATGCTAATGGAGTAAAGCACCAGCTTGAAAACCAGGGCAGTATTTTTCAATCTACTTCAGACACCGAAGTCCTTGCTCACCTTATTAAGCGCAGTGTATATCCACGCCTTGAGGATAAAATGACAAATGCATTATCTATGCTTAAAGGAGCCTATGCATTTGCAGTGATGACAGAAGACAAACTGATGGTAGCTCAGGACCCGAACGGATTACGACCGCTTTCCATTGGCCGCCTAGGTGATGCATATGTAGTAGCTTCTGAAACATGTGCATTTGATGTGGTAGGAGCAGAATATGAACGGGAAGTGCAGCCGGGTGAAATCATTACGTTTGATGAAAACGGCATGCATTCTGAATTGTTCTCCAATGCAGCTCCGCGACGGCTTTGCAGTATGGAATATGTTTATTTTTCTCGTCCTGATTCCAACCTTGATCAAATCAATGTTCATACCGCACGTAAAAATCTTGGAAAACAATTGGCAGAAGAGTCACCTGTTGAGGCTGATATCGTCACGGGTGTACCGGATTCTTCCATTTCTGCAGCAATCGGTTATGCAGAACAAACCGGAATTCCTTATGAATTAGGAATGATTAAAAATAGGTACGTTGGCCGCACATTTATTCAACCGTCTCAAGAGCTGCGCGAACAAGGTGTAAAAATGAAGCTATCACCTGTACGTGGAGTGGTAGAAGGAAAGCGTGTTGTTATGGTAGATGACTCCATCGTAAGAGGCACGACCAGCCGCCGTATCGTAGGAATGTTAAAAGATGCTGGAGCATTAGAGGTGCACGTGCGGATTAGTTCTCCGCCTATTACCCATCCATGTTTTTACGGAATTGATACGTCTACAAAGTCAGAACTTATTGCAGCAAACCACACGACCGAAGAAATGCGGGAAAAAATGGGTGCAGACTCGCTTTCCTTTATTAGTATTGACGGTATGTTAAAAGGAATTGGCCGAAAACATTATGATTCCAACTGTGGTCAGTGCTTGGCTTGCTTTACAGGTAATTATCCGACAGAAATTTACCAAGACACTCTTCACCCCCATGATAAAATCACGAACGGTTAA
- the purM gene encoding phosphoribosylformylglycinamidine cyclo-ligase, whose translation MSEAYKKAGVNVEAGYEAVERMKKHTNRTLRPEVLGGLGGFGAMFDFSSLPYKEPVLISGTDGVGTKLMLAFAINKHDTIGKDAVAMCVNDIAVQGAEPLYFLDYLACGKADPVKIEAIVKGVADGCEEAGCALIGGETAEMPGMYEEEEYDLAGFTVGAAEKSSIITGESIKPGDKLIGLPSSGIHSNGFSLVRKVLIEKAGLDLNETYPPFDRPLGEILLEPTRIYVKAIKTLRESVEVKGMAHITGGGFYENIPRMLPDGLGASVNPANWDLPPIFSFIEKHGNLSLADMYGTFNMGVGLAAAVDEDQAEKAVTALQENGEEAAIIGSITETGELTIERGSFS comes from the coding sequence ATGTCTGAGGCATATAAAAAAGCCGGTGTCAACGTAGAGGCTGGCTATGAAGCAGTAGAACGAATGAAAAAACACACCAACCGTACCCTTCGTCCGGAAGTGTTAGGGGGACTGGGGGGATTTGGCGCCATGTTCGACTTTTCCTCCCTTCCTTATAAAGAACCGGTACTTATTTCAGGTACAGACGGGGTTGGTACAAAGCTTATGCTCGCCTTTGCCATAAACAAGCATGATACGATTGGAAAAGATGCGGTGGCCATGTGCGTAAATGACATTGCAGTCCAAGGAGCAGAGCCTCTTTATTTTCTTGATTATCTTGCGTGCGGGAAAGCAGATCCTGTGAAAATTGAAGCAATTGTAAAAGGGGTCGCTGATGGCTGTGAAGAAGCAGGCTGTGCATTGATTGGCGGTGAAACGGCAGAGATGCCGGGAATGTATGAAGAAGAAGAATATGATCTAGCTGGTTTTACCGTTGGAGCGGCTGAAAAGAGCTCTATTATTACAGGAGAAAGCATTAAGCCTGGTGATAAATTAATTGGACTGCCTTCCTCTGGCATTCACAGCAACGGCTTTTCTCTTGTACGAAAAGTACTGATTGAAAAGGCAGGATTAGACTTAAACGAAACGTATCCGCCGTTTGATCGTCCATTGGGAGAAATTCTGTTAGAACCCACCCGTATATATGTAAAGGCAATAAAAACGTTAAGAGAAAGCGTGGAAGTAAAAGGGATGGCTCATATAACAGGAGGAGGATTTTACGAAAATATTCCTCGTATGCTTCCAGACGGTCTCGGAGCCTCTGTAAACCCAGCCAATTGGGATTTGCCGCCAATCTTTTCATTTATTGAGAAACACGGAAACCTTTCTTTGGCTGATATGTACGGTACTTTCAATATGGGAGTCGGTTTAGCAGCAGCGGTCGATGAAGATCAAGCAGAAAAAGCAGTCACTGCGTTACAAGAAAATGGGGAAGAAGCAGCAATCATTGGTTCTATTACAGAGACAGGGGAGCTTACGATTGAGAGGGGGAGCTTCTCATGA
- the purN gene encoding phosphoribosylglycinamide formyltransferase produces the protein MKLAVFASGSGSNFQAIADAVQEGRVQAEIALLVCDKPGAYAEKRAKALGIPVFSFLPKEYSGKVAFEKEIVNRLQQEEIDIIILAGYMRLIGSTLLHAYDKRIFNIHPSLLPAFPGKDAIGQAWQAGVKVTGVTIHMVDEGMDTGPIISQEAISVKATDSLESLTKAIQAVEHRLYPDTIQCLIEKRTSEGSQNQNEHQTSIN, from the coding sequence ATGAAACTTGCCGTTTTTGCATCAGGCAGCGGATCAAACTTTCAAGCAATAGCTGATGCGGTTCAAGAAGGAAGAGTTCAAGCAGAGATAGCATTGCTTGTTTGTGATAAACCAGGGGCATATGCAGAAAAAAGAGCTAAAGCATTAGGTATTCCCGTTTTTTCCTTTCTTCCTAAAGAGTATTCCGGTAAGGTTGCCTTTGAAAAAGAAATCGTTAATCGGCTTCAACAAGAAGAAATTGATATAATAATATTGGCTGGATATATGAGGTTAATTGGTTCAACTCTGCTGCACGCCTACGATAAGCGTATTTTTAATATTCATCCCTCGCTTCTACCCGCTTTTCCTGGGAAGGATGCAATAGGCCAGGCTTGGCAAGCAGGCGTGAAAGTTACGGGTGTTACGATTCATATGGTAGATGAAGGAATGGATACAGGTCCTATCATTTCACAGGAAGCCATATCAGTTAAAGCGACGGACTCCCTCGAATCATTGACAAAGGCTATTCAAGCAGTAGAACACCGTTTATATCCAGACACTATTCAATGTTTAATTGAGAAACGAACTTCAGAAGGGAGCCAAAATCAAAATGAGCATCAAACGAGCATTAATTAG
- the purH gene encoding bifunctional phosphoribosylaminoimidazolecarboxamide formyltransferase/IMP cyclohydrolase, with translation MSIKRALISVSNKEGILPFAKQLEEQGVEVISTGGTSRVLKEGGVNVTGISEVTGFPEILDGRVKTLHPNIHSGLLAMREKEEHIAELEEQGIAPIDLVVVNLYPFKQTIEKPNTEFEEAIENIDIGGPSMLRAAAKNYKHVTVITDPEDYETVLTEWRTDGDVSTETKKRLAAKVFRHTASYDALIANYLTEQSGELYPETYTVTYEKKQDLRYGENPHQKAAFYREPIGPLSSVANAIQLHGKELSYNNINDAEAALSIVKEFGQPAAVAIKHMNPCGVGVGENIFEAYEKAFEADPVSIFGGIVALNREVDKDTAQKMKEIFLEIIIAPAFTQEALDILTEKKNLRLLTVNLDEEPQKRSKITSVHGGALIQEEDREGFLDADVRVVTEREPTEQEWQDLKLAWKVVKHVKSNAILLTKDDMTIGVGAGQMNRVGAAKIAIEQAGDKASGSAMGSDAFFPMKDTVEEAGKAGISAIIQPGGSIRDEESIEKANELGITMVFTGMRHFKH, from the coding sequence ATGAGCATCAAACGAGCATTAATTAGTGTTTCAAATAAAGAAGGAATCCTTCCTTTTGCAAAGCAGCTTGAAGAACAAGGTGTGGAAGTAATTTCTACAGGCGGGACAAGCCGTGTGTTGAAAGAAGGCGGTGTTAATGTTACCGGCATTTCGGAAGTTACTGGGTTTCCAGAAATTCTTGATGGCAGAGTAAAAACATTACATCCGAATATTCATAGCGGCCTCCTTGCTATGCGTGAAAAAGAAGAGCACATTGCTGAATTGGAAGAACAAGGAATTGCTCCGATAGATCTTGTAGTCGTAAACCTTTACCCATTCAAGCAAACAATTGAAAAGCCGAACACAGAGTTTGAAGAGGCTATTGAAAACATTGATATTGGCGGTCCAAGCATGCTCCGCGCCGCTGCAAAAAACTATAAGCATGTTACTGTAATAACCGATCCAGAAGATTATGAAACCGTGTTAACAGAATGGCGCACCGATGGAGATGTTTCAACCGAAACGAAAAAGCGCTTGGCTGCTAAAGTGTTTCGTCACACTGCTTCATACGACGCGCTTATTGCTAATTACTTAACGGAACAATCAGGAGAGCTGTACCCTGAAACATATACGGTTACCTATGAGAAAAAACAAGATTTGCGTTACGGAGAAAACCCGCACCAGAAAGCGGCCTTTTATCGTGAGCCAATCGGTCCGTTGAGTTCAGTTGCTAATGCGATTCAGCTGCATGGAAAAGAACTTTCGTACAATAACATAAATGATGCTGAAGCTGCTCTTTCCATCGTTAAAGAATTCGGTCAGCCGGCAGCCGTTGCTATCAAACATATGAATCCTTGCGGCGTTGGTGTAGGAGAAAATATTTTTGAGGCGTATGAAAAAGCATTTGAAGCAGATCCGGTTTCTATTTTTGGAGGCATTGTTGCTCTGAATCGGGAAGTGGACAAAGATACGGCTCAGAAGATGAAAGAAATTTTCCTTGAAATTATTATTGCTCCAGCTTTTACACAAGAAGCGTTGGATATATTGACAGAAAAGAAAAACCTTCGCTTGTTAACAGTTAACCTGGATGAGGAACCGCAAAAGCGCTCAAAAATCACTTCTGTGCATGGAGGAGCTCTTATTCAAGAAGAAGACCGAGAAGGATTTTTAGATGCAGACGTACGGGTGGTAACTGAACGTGAACCTACAGAACAGGAATGGCAGGATCTAAAACTGGCCTGGAAAGTTGTAAAACATGTGAAATCAAATGCCATCCTTCTTACAAAAGATGATATGACGATTGGTGTGGGGGCAGGACAGATGAACCGTGTAGGTGCTGCGAAAATTGCTATAGAACAAGCCGGCGATAAAGCAAGTGGAAGTGCTATGGGATCAGATGCCTTTTTCCCAATGAAAGATACAGTAGAAGAAGCTGGAAAAGCAGGTATCAGTGCTATCATTCAGCCTGGCGGCTCGATACGGGATGAAGAATCGATTGAAAAGGCAAATGAATTAGGTATCACAATGGTCTTCACCGGAATGCGCCATTTTAAACATTAA